The DNA segment ataataataattttagtttttagacTTTGATTGGATGAGAGGTTTTGAAGGGTAATTAAATAGAGGGTAgggaaagggaaagggaaagggaaagggaaagagaaagagggGGAGTGTGGGTATTATCCTTCTCCTTATTTGGGAGAAAGGGAATGGTTTATTAAAACCCTTTCAAACCCACTGATTTGGTTGGTTGAAAATCTATTAAAAACTTATTGATTTTGAACTCTTCATTAACCCTTCAAAATTCTTACtctcatattttttaatcttTCAAACAAGGGTTCCATTAACCATTCTCTATCCTTTCTTTAATTATCCTTGAAAACCTCTTATTCAATTAAAGCCTTAAGAATTGTTTCCTGTGGTGGTAAGGTAACCTATACGAATGATTTGAAATTCAACATTCAAACTAGATTGAATTTTGAATACCAATTATATTTATCAAATGTTTCTGTTTGTTTATGgtttttttcttcattcatatTCCACGTTTAtctataaatattatctattgaTATAGATTTTGTACATCCAAATAATTGACACTaagttattaatttaagtgtatTTTTTCAAGAGAGAATTATGAGATTTTGGATGTATTGAGATTAAAAGATTttcaatgttattttttttatttttttttgtaccaCTTTCGTTTTTATAGTGGAATGATTTTTCGTTTCTTTTGTTTATGGCAGTGTTAGGCATACTGCCGAACTATGTACATCTTTATGTCATTTATAGAAAAGTATGATAGTACCATTAGTTTTTCTTTATAGCAAATCAAAGATAAAAGCCATTTTGACACGTAACGAATTGCATAAGGTGGTAGTAGATGAGTTACTTTTTACGATAGCAACGGTAAtaaaggagaagaaaattctAGCTGTCATTCAGTTATACTTGTCGAATGAGGTCCTGCGTGAAATCATCCATGAGAAGGTTTGTAAAGGTTTATGGGAGAAATTTGAGTCTTTCTACATATCTAAAAATCTCATCAGCAAGTTTGAGATATAAATCATGATATTTCTATATAAATCATGATATTTCTATCTGTTGATTAAATTTCAATACATGATAAAATATAATACCTATATTTATGGGAAAGGAAGAATATTTTATTGAAGCAaccaataattaaaaaaactaattaaatttataaactgtatataattttttttgaaataaactAATTAAACTTATAAACTGTATataattttctttgaaatcCTATTTAAAGGCATGGTTTTCCAAAACTctctttattgttttttttaatataacaaTATTCTTCGTAATTCTCTAATCTCACCTTTATACCATATGTCAATTTATAGGCCATCAAAACTTGGTAACCAAGTCTAATGTTCAATTTGATGAACAAGTTTTAACAAGATTGGCACCAAAACAACTTGATGCACAAGATAAGTTAACTAAATTGATAGTTAAAATTaacaattttctttttaactaaatttttgttttttttttcattgtgGTAGCTGTGAAGGCATATGCTTCGTCATCACTATTAGCATATGCGATATTCAACTTCTCTCATTGTTCTGAACTTTTTgctatttctttatttttcaacTGTCAACACTCAACTCTTATGTATCCATTTTTACCATAAAAATTGTAGATGATATTCTTTCTGAGACTTAAATCTGGATTGTGAGCTTTCTTTATTCCCATGAATTATCAAGCTTGGCTCATCAACTTTGGTCAATTGACTTTTATTAAGTTCTATTGTAATAAGGAATTTTTAACCTCTTCTAGAGTTATCTCCTCATGTCTATATAACATGATCTCACAAAAGTTTTTGTAAATAGATAATGATCAGATGTAAGAGTAAAACTAAAAGAAATTATTTGAGTAGTAAAACTCTTTGTTCCATTATCAGCCGACATGTTTAAGACCACAAGAGATTTTGGAGCTTACAAATCTGATGAGGAAGTGTTTTGCTATATCCTTATGGTGGTTGCAAATACATTTCTTCATCAATAAATACATGCAAGTAAGCATTATTTACGTTGATTTGAATGGACCCAACATTAGAAACGACAATAGCAAACAATAATCAGAATGTAACCACCTTAACAACATTAATCAGGTCTTTGTTTGATATGAAAAACCAATTAAAAGTAAAACTTTCTCAACCTTGACCTTAAAGTTATAAATCTTCGTAGAATTATTTATCTTATCTATTAGTACCTTTTCTCTTTTCAATATGAATGACACACATCTTGTGTTGTCATTCATttactttattaatatttatgtaACGAAATCATTGAATTTGTGATAAAACCATCATTCTACCAATATAATCAATATATCAAACTTTGGATCAGATATCACTAGTTAGGAACTGGATTGATGTTTACTATAATAAGTTTGATATGCAAAAGTAAAATAAGGGATTTATTTAGTGTAGTTATTTTTTCCTACATCCATGGACGATGAGGGTGACACACTTTATTAATAATTGGAAACTTGGTACGATAGTAAGAAAATCATATCTTTTACCCAAATCTTTAACTTTCAAATCTCATGAGACTCGATTATAGCTTCTTGTTGGGGACGTTGTTGAACCATAACCAAGAAGAAGTCTTTGGGAAGGAAAACGACTCAgttctgataccaactgatatggATCGGTCGTCAAATgaggattttaatcttaaatctaCAAAGAATGCTTCTTCTCAAGCCTAGCTTGAAGGAGTGAATCTCAAGTCTTGAAGACAAGCTCTCAACAATggaagtttatttatttattttttttttgttacaactaTGGAGGttaaatttgattaattcataaaaaaaattgtatttcaTTACAAATAAATAGGCTTATATACCTACCCTTAGGTTAAGTAAAGATACTAAAATGTCTCACTACGGTTACAAACTAAATAAAAGAGAATAGGGATAGAATGGGGTAAGTGGTGCAAATggtaataagaaaaataagtctaatggcaaaacagtaaatagtgTGGTGACAAAACAGTAATTCAGCAGATGTTAGCCTTTGTCCCTTCTAATTCCAGTTTGGTGAAGAAGGCAACACATACGACCCACACGCCGAGTCACATATCCCATGCGGCGTGTGTGCAGTTCTACTCCTCTGTAACCTTTTTGTCCCCTCCGCGTACGACTATCACCGAGCCTAGGTGGCACGCCGAGTGGAATGTGACGTGATGTATCACTTCAGATCTGTCCTTTTATCGCTTCGGTTCCTCTTATCGGATCCGTGTTTGAGATGTCGGCATCAATTATAAATACATGTGCTTTTCTGCATTAttaatgagatttttttttctatgagTGGCTCTCAATACCaataaatatgataaaataCATCCATGACCTCTGCACTATAAAATTACTGGCACTATGACTTTAAATTTCATTTCGTAATATAAAAGTTTTTAACTTTACATTATGTATATTACTATATTAAAGTTTAAATTAAGGAAAACACACTtaaatatagggtaaattacacccatgaccattcaactttacccattttaacattatggccacgcaacttcaatttttaacaatATGACCACTGGATTTTACAGTTTTTAACACCAgtagccactcaattttaactaactcatcAAAGTGACCCTTAActacctcaaaatgaaaatattcaagaattaaaattgctcagaacgacatttaccatgaaaccacattttttattttccaaaatcacattttttggagctttctctctctaaaaatttactCTCTCTTGTTGGAAATGtgccttagttaatttattagcagataatgttttatttaattatttgaatttagGAGAAGTTATTCGGTTATTGCTTATGTTTAGGAGAAGTTATGGAAGTCAGTTGTAACTGATGTTTATAATTCTGTATAAATTTCATGAAGTTCAATAGAAATTCAgtgttggttccaaactcttaAAAGTTAATTACTACATCTCTCCTTACAAAACAACAGCTAAacgacctcaaaacaaaaaatttcaaaaattaaagttccttacaaTATTATTagcgctttggattttttatatttaagccgtcaatggtcgttttgaggcgttgagtggtcaccagtgttaaaaagtgtaaagttcaacggccatactgttaagaattgaagttcagtggccataatgttaaatgggtaaaattcagtggccataaatgtaatttaccttttaaatatatatttttaaaacaaaagATGAACTTGATAAGTTTAATTACATCATTAATTTTTATCTTTTGtgtttaatttctttatttgttattttatttgaaacatgaaatagaaatagaagagCTATTAAAAGAATCCTAAAAATAGAATTCCTTTCATTCTTACAGCGGAAACTTCGATGGATGTTtggtttttagaaataataggCATCAAATTAACGTAAATTTTGCTATAAACAGCAATTTCTTTGCTAATGCATCCCTTTTCTCCATCACAACCTTCCTTCTTTTCACTTTTATCAAAAACACCTTCCATGTTTTTGATCttacccttcttcttcttctttttccctcCATTTTAACAATTTAATCAAACTTAACCAATTTACTAATTACTAATTATGAtttctctaattaatattaattagctGCTCTTATCATGAAATGTAGTTTGAATTTTCGGGCTACATTGAtcgattgattgattgattggttcgtgattaattaatttctcTCTACAATATTAACTAACCATGTTTCTTCGTTAGTTTTTTTGATAATTGATGTCTGTTTTTCTCAGAGTTTATCACAACAAAAGACTAGCTGTAGTAGATACAAGTTTTCTTCAACATTTATACGCTTCTAAAAGGGAATACAAATGTCAAACAACAAGATGAAGGGCCTCCTTAAAGGTTTAAGATACATTTCTCAGATTTTCGGTAtgttttttcattctttctcaATTCGGGTTATGTAATCTACATATTTCATATAGTTTATAGAAAATGCTCGGGTACAAAAACAACTTCTCCTTCTACGGGCtggatttaaaaatattataggtcgcttatatatatatttcaaaactAGGTCGTTTTGgcccaaaccaaaccaaaaaaataaaatcataaagGTTTACGTATCTCCTTCTCCAATGCATCTCATAAATAAAATTGTAGGACCGGGGCAAGATGTAATGACCCATTTAAAGAGTGGACAGTAGCGAATATAAGATTGTTTTGCTGGGCCAATTTTATATTAACTACACCTTttgtaccaaaaaaaaaaatcaatcacaTTTTACATCTTTCTCGTCTATTTTTATTCAGCAGATACTCTTAGGGGAGGGGGCATCTTGCATCTTGAACCCTCAATTTGCTAGAGACAGGGAATTGGAACCACCGGTAGTAAGGGTGATTCTGCAGACTGGAGGGCGGGATCCCTGACACCTTCCTGTCTCTGCCCCTAAGAGTGGTTACATAGCAGGGGTGCAACAGCACCCCAATGCACGTTATCTTTGCGTGAAGAAATTCTATAACTATTGACTGATGTGTAACCTTCTAAATGGTCCATAGCATCATTTAGAAATTTTATGTCCTcatgttattaattattgaacAAGCCAAATTTTGTTAGGAGACTATCTTGCGTCTTGAATCCATAATTAACCAGAGACAGAGGATTGAAACCATTGCTAATACGGATGATTTTATAAGCAAGGGGCAGTGTCCCCTGGCATTTCCCTATCTCTACCCCTAAGAGTGGCTCCTAGGTGAGGGTGTGACAGCACCCCGATGCCCCTACCCGGAGAGAGAAATTCTACCACCACTGCTGACTGATATGTCACTATTTGAATGGTCCATAATGAGTTGGTCCCGGATCATTTTAGAAATTTCGGTCCTCCTATTAATAATAGttgattataattatatataaaaattaaaatttgatttttgatgtaatttctctattattattatttattattgcagaCAACGAGAAAGAGCCAGACATGCAGATTGGATTTCCGACAGATGTAAAACACGTTGCCCATATAGGATGGGATGGACCCTCGGTGAATTCTCCGAGCtgggtaattttttattttatcgatCCTATTTCTAATTCCATTTtgaaattaattagaaaatcttctattaattaaaatatagatGAACGAGTTCAAAGAACCTGCTAAATTCTCTTCATCGGCTCCTTTAAACTCTAAAGGAGAACCTGTAGAAGATGATGATAATGAATCTTGGGTTTCTGAAGGTACATATTTTAATTTCTaatcattttcattttgaataaattaataaCATGTTATGGATAATACAATAGAGTCAAAAAGAATATCAAAGTCAAGCAGACTGGACGGACACGGAGAGCCATCCGAAAAGCCCAAATCCCGAAGGAATTCATCAAGCGGAGCATTAGGACTTGAAGAGTCAAAATCGGAAAAGCCCAAACAAAGGCGAAGTTCCAAAAGCGGAACAAAAGATTCGTCGGACGGAAAATCACTCCGACATAAAGAtaaagataaagaaaaagattCCACCGATGGATCATCAAACCCTGCTAATTTACCAAAGAAAACGAGAAGAAAGAAATCAAAAGACATATCGTCATCCAAAGCATCTCGGTCCAAATCGCATGCCGTAGATGTGGATTGCGGGTCGGATTGTGGGTCGGTTTCGAAATCGGTTCATAATGATAACAGTGAATGCGGTTCGAATGTAAGTGCAAGTTTCAGTGCTTTAGAAGATGAGACAGAGAATGGAGTTTGTTGAGATATTTTTTTCTAAGTGTagctagaatatatttttttagttcaACTGAAGTCAGTCCATTTTGTTTTATAATTACTACTATTATTGTTGTTCTTTTTATATGGAACATTTTGTATGATCCATGTcatgtttatatttatatacattacATATAATATCTTGATGaaatttgtatcaatttttgttatatattgacATTAAGCATTAAGCTCCCCAATTTTAATTTCTTGCGATTCAATTTAAGTTGCTTTTACTAAATTTGagataataaaaaattagaaaggtaagaaatttgggctaattacaaatctagcccaactaaGAGGTGTCATTTACATATTTGACCCACTTTActtccatcttaccaaattagacactttcaaccattttgaacaaaattacccttagttctattcgatcgatcttcttcttcttcttcttcttcttcttcttcttcttcttcttcttcttcttcttcttcttcgtcttttcaacttatttttcgatttctgataccaatcattagcgatttttgagattattgacgtaTTATGTTCAACTTCTCATAGAAAtgatatgtttttagcttatacgcctgcttttctcgttggtcttgcctctttcttcatctgtaatggtatcgtttcaatttcctctattttccataatttttctccattattgtcgtatttcgtcgcaaatgcgacgaaatgcgacaagagttgtcacATTTGCGACAAAAATACGAAAAGAGCTGTCGATTTGCGACAAGAGTTATCGCATGTGCGACGAAATGCGGcaattgttgtcgcatttatgacgaaatgcgacaaatttcgtcacaaatgcgacaataatgggggaaaatggaaaaaaattatgaaaaataaaggaaattgaaacgataccattacagataaagaaagaggcaaaaccaatgagaaaagcaagcgtataagctaaaaacataccatttgtatgagaaattgaacataatacgtcaataatctcaaaaatcgctaacgattggtatcggaaattgaagaagatgaaccgaagaagaagaagcaggagTAGATCGATCGATTgatcgaatagaactaagggtaattttatccaaagtggttgaaagtgtctaatttagtAAGATagaagcaaagtgggttagatatgtaaatgatcccttttaattgggctagatttgtaattagccctaagAAATTTATATtcttaggtgttgtttgatagaactgaaaattaagtgctgaaaaaataagtactgaattttaagtgttgaatattataagtacTGAACGTATTGAATGATGtagtttttataaaaatattagttgataatgtttaacttaaaatattaagttaaatattttgactcaTTTTGATAAGTgatttttcacttaattaactaatttaaatagTAAAGAAACAATTGTTATCAAatacacttaaattaaataagtgcttaacattttaatttaagtagtATTTGATTGGGTCTGAAATGAGTACATAAAAAATGTTGGCCAAAACATGTAGTTTTGGTGTAATGATTGGTGGGGTATGGTATCCTTGTATTTCTGGGGACCTTATTTGAGAATGCAAACACAAAACTTTCTAATTCAGGACCTTCCCAGATATCATTAGTAGCATTGAATCATAAGTTGTCAACATTCTATCTCTTTTAACTTCCAATCCCACCAAAACAACTCAACCAAAAGTAGTGTATATCCTATCCCTTTCCTCCACATACAAGTAAACCACGGTCCGGATCTACCGTACTTTGATAGAGAAAATTGACATGAGTAATCCAACTCGATTTAAGTTCGTCAAAACTCACATGTTTTAAAAAcggataaattataaaattgggttaaattggagacctatttatatatttaaattcacTACACAACACACTACATATGTAGACTATTTCATTTAGGAATTACCTATAAtatccattatatatatatatatatatatatatatatatatataacaacttaTTATTCCTCTCTTTTGTGAACTTGAAGTGCTTTATTTGTGCTTAACTCAAAGTGCTTTCTttgtgtttcttcttctctgtgtTTATTCTCTTCGATTTCAATGACAAAAGTGGCAAAAATGTATGTATCTATTGTATTTATACGATTTCGATTGGTTTTAGGGTTCTCTCTTCTCATTTTCCGGTTTTTGTGAGTTTGGTTTAGTGTTTAGGCTTTTGTTGTGTATTTTCATTAGTTTATAGCTATATTTTGTTAGAAATAGTTCAAAATGGTAGTATATAGTTCATTTTTCCCAGAAAACGACTTCACTTGTAAGAGTTTTCTTCATGGTTTTCGCAAACTGCAAAGCAAAATCTTCGTGGTTGAGCCAAAACCGCGAAGGAAACTCATATTTGCGAAAACTTATTTCCCTTCGCAGATGCTCAAAACCGCGAAGCTATGAGTGATTTGCGAGTTCGCAGTTTCACTCCTGCTTCGCGGTTTTGAGGATCTGCGAAGGGAATTACACTTGATTTGCTTCTCGGTTTTAGCAACCGCGAAGTAAACAAGGGAACTGCGTAgcctttttatttcattatttgacTAAATTGAGCTACATTTTGTTGAAGGTTGATCCATCTAAGGTCGATTCAAAGAAAAGACCCGTGATGTGGTAACAATTGATTTTTGACACGTGTGTGGTTGTTCATTTCATTCATTCTTCGGAGCCTAAACATATCAGAATTTGGTATCACAATACCTCCAGCACGCCATTTACATGTCTCACCATGCTTAAATCGAACTTCAAACATGGACTTGTTAGACTTGTAAACTCTCCATTCGAACTTATTCTTAACTATGTATTTTCCAAGTGCTTCTTGCAATTCTCATTTGTTTGAGAATATATCATGCACTT comes from the Euphorbia lathyris chromosome 5, ddEupLath1.1, whole genome shotgun sequence genome and includes:
- the LOC136229719 gene encoding CRIB domain-containing protein RIC7-like, which codes for MSNNKMKGLLKGLRYISQIFDNEKEPDMQIGFPTDVKHVAHIGWDGPSVNSPSWMNEFKEPAKFSSSAPLNSKGEPVEDDDNESWVSEESKRISKSSRLDGHGEPSEKPKSRRNSSSGALGLEESKSEKPKQRRSSKSGTKDSSDGKSLRHKDKDKEKDSTDGSSNPANLPKKTRRKKSKDISSSKASRSKSHAVDVDCGSDCGSVSKSVHNDNSECGSNVSASFSALEDETENGVC